One stretch of Armigeres subalbatus isolate Guangzhou_Male chromosome 2, GZ_Asu_2, whole genome shotgun sequence DNA includes these proteins:
- the LOC134209992 gene encoding uncharacterized protein K02A2.6-like has protein sequence MRVTPGLCHRHKGQKISGSCSDDRSLDTEGSGHSCGSKEESFDSSDSDSPDSPITPNENNIRADPNATAESSSEKPKWSEYEAMKKIENLQKTMAELTERLSTYERPGTSTLPDVDKSWGISQDYDRSTGNTNIVRWDHITPFPSGVPACKMWEEWNRFLQNFEIAASLGNVVNSAQRSKLLFLCLGQELQGIVRAARLLPNLTDPNCYSVFVNNVQGYLQSMPDTAAEHEAFAAMKQEPKESAVAFHARLQEKVQLCGYSLPDQGRFVRAQLLKGLRNRDLTKTARIYNYDINFIVQSATREEAYMAETTQHAGSEISAVHRGNWKQPMELQRKRKRNDEPDDRHESKRYRGPDKRREGRNQRCKRCNRPSHRSSANCPALNKNCNGCGERGHFIATCRKRRVSNVQREADRANPPGWTDEEEEEDKKKINALSLNDVLVDCSIGSSSPITFMIDSGADVNVIGGNDWTRLKRAFHGGHAKLHPVPVPSANELHAYGSRKPITINAAFKAEICVPGTKRPSIETTFYVANEGGRSLLGRSAASDMSLLHVGIDINNCGDKMDKQEFPKVPGIRIKFSVDKKVSPVKNAYYNVPAAFRDGARNRVLDMENRGIIERVTKAPNWISGMSAVAKGKDDFRLVVNMRGPNKAINREYYRLPLLEEMKVKLHGARYFSKLDLSNAYYHLELCEESRDLTTFLTEMGMFRFTRLMFGVNCAPEIFQREMVRILEGVENLIVYIDDILMFAATIEELHTTVAQVLRILRAHNLTVNENKCEFDRTRLKFLGHELDKDGFHIEEAKVKSIRCFSQAHCGLQQPCGTGGPSRGKRSI, from the exons ATGAGGGTAACACCCGGActgtgccatcggcacaagggacAGAAAATCTCTGGCAGttg TTCAGATGATCGAAGCCTGGACACGGAAGGAAGTGGACATAGCTGTGGAAGCAAGGAAGAAAGCTTTGATTCGTCCGATTCGGACTCCCCTGATTCTCCAATTACACCAAATGAGAACAATATACGCGCAGATCCAAATGCTACCGCCGAGTCATCCTCAGAGAAACCGAAATGGTCGGAATATGAAGCTATGAAGAAGATCGAGAACTTGCAGAAAACTATGGCGGAGCTTACTGAAAGGTTGAGTACATACGAGCGGCCAGGTACCAGCACACTTCCCGATGTCGATAAAAGCTGGGGTATTTCTCAGGATTACGATCGGTCAACCGGCAACACGAACATTGTGAGATGGGATCATATTACACCCTTCCCAAGCGGTGTTCCCGCTTGCAAAATGTGGGAAGAATGGAACcgttttttacaaaattttgagaTCGCGGCATCCTTGGGCAACGTGGTGAATTCTGCTCAACGTTCAAAATTGCTGTTCCTCTGTTTGGGTCAAGAACTTCAGGGCATTGTGCGAGCCGCAAGGCTGCTACCGAATTTAACAGACCCTAACTGCTATTCGGTTTTCGTGAACAACGTCCAAGGTTACTTACAATCGATGCCGGACACGGCTGCAGAACACGAAGCGTTCGCAGCGATGAAGCAAGAACCGAAGGAATCCGCCGTAGCTTTCCACGCTAGATTGCAGGAGAAAGTTCAGTTATGCGGATATAGTCTTCCAGATCAAGGACGTTTCGTCAGAGCGCAGCTGTTGAAAGGCCTGCGAAACAGGGACCTCACAAAAACGGCACGGATTTATAACTACGACATCAATTTCATCGTCCAATCCGCGACGAGAGAAGAGGCTTATATGGCTGAAACGACACAGCACGCTGGCTCCGAAATTTCTGCAGTTCATCGAGGAAATTGGAAACAGCCGATGGAGTTGCAACGAAAGCGTAAGAGAAACGACGAACCAGACGATAGACATGAGTCAAAGCGATACCGTGGCCCGGACAAGCGACGCGAAGGACGTAACCAACGTTGCAAACGCTGCAATCGTCCATCGCACAGGAGCAGCGCTAACTGTCCGGCACTAAACAAGAACTGCAATGGGTGCGGCGAGCGTGGACACTTCATCGCGACATGCAGGAAACGGCGCGTGAGCAACGTGCAACGTGAGGCGGACAGAGCCAACCCTCCTGGTTGGactgatgaagaagaagaagaagacaagaag AAAATAAACGCTCTATCCCTGAATGATGTTTTAGTTGATTGTAGCATAGGCTCATCAAGTCCAATAACGTTCATGATTGACTCTGGAGCAGATGTGAATGTCATTGGCGGGAACGACTGGACGCGACTAAAACGAGCATTCCACGGGGGACATGCCAAACTCCATCCGGTACCGGTGCCTTCAGCAAATGAGCTACACGCATACGGTTCTAGGAAACCAATAACCATCAATGCAGCATTCAAAGCCGAGATTTGTGTTCCCGGAACGAAGAGACCTTCGATTGAAACAACATTTTACGTCGCGAACGAAGGTGGACGTTCGTTACTCGGCAGATCAGCAGCAAGCGACATGAGTTTGCTTCATGTAGGAATCGATATCAACAATTGTGGGGACAAGATGGACAAACAAGAGTTCCCCAAGGTGCCAGGAATCAGGATTAAATTCAGTGTCGACAAGAAGGTTAGTCCAGTCAAGAACGCCTACTATAATGTACCAGCTGCCTTTAGAGATGGCGCAAGAAATCGAGTACTGGATATGGAAAACCGTGGTATAATAGAACGAGTTACAAAAGCGCCAAACTGGATTAGCGGCATGTCCGCGGTCGCTAAAGGCAAAGATGATTTCCGGTTGGTCGTCAATATGAGAGGCCCCAATAAAGCAATCAACCGGGAGTACTATCGTCTGCCGCTACTTGAAGAAATGAAGGTTAAACTTCATGGAGCTCGTTACTTCTCGAAGCTGGACCTAAGTAACGCATATTACCATTTGGAGCTGTGCGAAGAGTCACGTGACCTTACCACATTCCTAACCGAAATGGGAATGTTTCGTTTCACACGGTTAATGTTTGGCGTTAATTGTGCGCCAGAGATATTCCAACGTGAAATGGTCCGTATCTTGGAAGGCGTGGAAAATTTGATCGTATACATTGATGACATCCTGATGTTCGCTGCAACAATAGAGGAGCTTCACACCACAGTAGCGCAAGTTTTACGAATCTTAAGAGCTCACAACCTGACTGTAAACGAGAATAAATGCGAATTTGACCGGACTCGCCTCAAGTTCCTAGGCCATGAACTTGACAAAGATGGGTTTCACATCGAAGAAGCTAAAGTGAAAAGCATCCGATGTTTTAGCCAAGCCCATTGTGGTCTGCAACAACCCTGTGGAACTGGGGGCCCCAGCAGAGGAAAGCGTTCAATTTAG